The following proteins come from a genomic window of Rutidosis leptorrhynchoides isolate AG116_Rl617_1_P2 chromosome 10, CSIRO_AGI_Rlap_v1, whole genome shotgun sequence:
- the LOC139870051 gene encoding uncharacterized protein: protein MSIYFVSKELSGSKLNYLPIEKLVYALVVTARRLRRYFQAHPITILIDQPIRKLLYKPEISGRLTKWAIELGEHEIAYCARSAIKGQVMADYLAETATDMPEICDPEQPPVPPLEL from the coding sequence ATGTCGATATACTTCGTCAGCAAAGAACTATCAGGAAGCAAGCTAAATTATCTCCCCATAGAAAAACTCGTATACGCGCTCGTTGTTACCGCTAGACGTTTGCGCAGGTACTTCCAAGCACATCCAATTACGATACTCATTGATCAACCTATTCGAAAACTGCTCTATAAACCCGAGATATCGGGTAGGCTAACCAAATGGGCAATAGAGCTAGGCGAGCATGAAATCGCGTACTGCGCTCGAAGCGCTATCAAGGGGCAGGTGATGGCTGATTATTTGGCCGAAACAGCCACTGACATGCCAGAAATATGTGACCCTGAGCAACCACCCGTACCTCCGCTCGAGCTCTAG